The region CTAATGCGGAATATGGGAAATACAATATAGAGATTCTCCAACGTTGAAGTAAATCAATTAGAATTTAAACAATATGTATGATATATAAGTGAGGAGTAATGTagttacaaataaataaatatattaactatATTTGGTTAAGATATGATAATCAAATTGTAAAGCCCATTTTTTTCTGcccttttatttcttaaatgcTGCCCCACACTATTGGgtctaagggctggcccaaagggaAAACAGACCCTAAGTCTGGCCTAATGCTTCCTCTTTCACTTTGTAGAGACAGTTCCTCCATTCCTTCTTAGAGCAGTTACAAACCTCTGCTAGTCAGATCTGAGTCAGTTTGGCCTCGTTCTACCACGTAAGTTGTTCACGAACCCTTAACCTTCATCCATGGTTTAGTTCTTCATGTTTCCCTTTAGCGCTCTGTGTAATTAATCTCATGCCTTATATTTTTTAGGGTTCCTCAGATCTTAAATATGCTCCGGGAGTGCTCGTACACATTCGCTTCAGTGTCAGAGTTGTTTGGCTAACCCTTTCCacgtaagggaagctagaccaTTTTTCTGTATTTGAAGTGTGTGGTTTGTTCCATCTGTTTCGTGCGTAAAATAATATGGGATGTGTATGTAATGGTGTCTGAATGATTTGTATGGGAGTGTGTTGTTTTCTGGGTTGTAGGCGTCGAATAGTGGGAGGAAACTGTTAttttcgcccaggcgagctcatctcgcctaagcgagagtagcaGTACCTTGCCCATGAGTTTTGCTCGAATACTTGTTCAGGCGAGCGAGTTGTGTTTTGAACGAAAGACCATCTCGTCaggcgagatggcctcgcctaaACGAGCTTTCGCGAAACTTCCCAGGCCCTCTAtcgcagtctcgcctaagcgagagcctgcagcttgagcgagggcACTCCCCTCGCTTGAGTGAAGGCctctggcttgagcgagacctgcTGCAGGCCACACTGTTTTTCTCTATTTGGTAGTTATGGACTGTTTGATGTATGGATCTACTCTATTTAAAGTATGAGGCTTGTGAAATGCATGGAAATTTGTGGTTATTGAATTGAATGAATGGTTTTGGTATGAACTTGGAATGAGATTTAAATGAGATAGTTGGTATCAAAGAGACATGGTTATGATATGGAAATACAAATCATTATTCGTgttttgggaaggatgagttggtattgatttgttgggtattgggctcccttcctatgtggagaaaagacccaaaacttgagaagctcatgtctcacttaacctagtggagaggggcctataaaataaatagagacAGAACAatagaggcagaacaatagagtcagaatacactgaaagccctaacacatagagggagaggtagagggaaaattctgttcacgtttttcacagaGCTGTCACCGTAAATTCGGcactgcggattcgttcaccgttggatcaagttgaaatttttacagcgggttcggaactcattggtcttcattctgaccggtcggatagTTGATAcaaggtctgagttgggagatattaatttcgcattGCAGTAGTGATATTataggttttcctctcttgttcttctctattttgaaagctttgttgctttgttatttggttgggtgttggcactaatttgtgctattgattgagactcttttgtattcttgttgatcatagtggagctatttctttggtctggaggactcgtggtttttacccttgatttgaggggttttccacgttaaaatcTTGGTGCCTATATTTGTGtctttggtgatttattattgttgctctttgattattgctcctcatagattcttgcaagttaggggaaattatatccgttgtattctctggtatattgtttgtgttattgttttccccatcagagtggcatcaaagctcttggttgggctatatttacttgcttgaatgatggaggcaaatgtaAAGATGGTTgttttgaatggtacaaattatcatttgtggaagggcaagatgaaagatttattgtttgtcatgaaattgcatcttccggtctttacTAAACAGAAGCCAGATtttatgtctgaagaagaatgggactttgagcaccaacaggtatgtggttttattcggcaatatgtttaagataatgtttataatcatattgctaatgagacacatgccagagctttgtgggagaagattgagtctttgtatgcttataagtcgggcaataataaattatatttgttaaattgcttcatgaatttgaggtacagggagaattcttctatttctgatcacttaaatgagtttcaagggctcctagatcaattgtcaggaatgggcataaagtttgatgacgaagttatgggattatggttgcttaatactctaccagagtcttgggaggtatttcgggtttcaattacgaactctgcctcgaatggtgttgtttcttttcagatggcaaagagTGGTGCTCTTAATAAAGATATGAGAAGGAAgacacatggttcttcatctcaatctgagatgcttgttacaaaAGCTATGGGGAGAAGTaaaaaaaaggaacataaaagtggtagagagaagagtaggagcaagtccaagtcaagatacaagaatttagagtgccatttttgtcataaaactaggcacattcagaaatattgttttaagtggaaaaaggagaacaaagacaagaaagGCAAGTAGAGAGAGAAtgaccatgatgatgatgatcttgtcactactgctacagatggtgatcttgttcttcttcgtgactttgagtctGTTAATCTTGTATCTTATGAGAGCATATGGATTATTGATAGTAGTGCTACAttgcatgttacacctaggaaggagttcttcacatcttacacttctggtgattttggagtgttgaagatgggtaatgatggtgagtctaaagtgattggtgttggtgatgtttgcctgcaaaccaatATGGGAGTGCatttgttgcttaaaggagtcaaacatgctctggatgtccgttttaatttaatctctgtgcagttgcttgatgattgtggttatgacaatcactttggttctagtaaatggaagctcactaaaggtaacttggttatggctaGAGGGGAGAAATaatctaaattgtattggactaaagctttggttgctaaagacagtgtgaatgctatgtatatggaggcatctttatGGCACCAGAGGCTtagtcatataagtgagaaagggcttaactgcttagctaaaaaggatgtgcttatgggattgaggaatgcattggagaaatgttcttaTTGCATGGTTGGTAAACAAACccgagtatcttttaagaagcatcctccctcaaggaagtcagaattgcttgaattggtgcattctgatgtttgtggcccattaaaggtaaagtcttttagtggtgcactttactttgttacttttattgatgattattccaggaagctatgggtttatgctcttcagcggaaagatcaagtacttgaaaagtttaaggaatttcatgctatggttgagaggcaatcaggcaagaagctgaaatgcattcatagtgataatggtggtgagtaccgtggacccTTTGATGTTTATTACAGACtgcatggtattagacacgagaagactcctcctaaaaaTCCTTAGTTGAATGGTCTAGCAGAGAGGATGAACAtgaccttggttgaaagggttacatgtatgctttcggaAGCAAAtttgcctaagcacttttggggagaggcattgcttgcagttgtgcatgttattaatctcagtcccgcaattgctttgaatactgaggtgccagacaaaatttggtttggtaagaatgttagctatgatcatttgcgtgtctttggttgcagggcatttgttcatgttcctaaggatgaaagatccaagttagataaaaagacaaggcaatgtatctttattggctatggtgaggatgaatttggctacaagttttatgatcctgttgagaagaagcttgttagaagccgtgatgtacaattcatggaagaccagaccattgaagacattgataaggtggagaagaccacacccgagaaagatagtaatctcactgatggtaatccgatgaggttgcccgctcacaatttggagaatgttgaaacggaagctcaagacaatgagcaacatggtgatgttgatgatcaacaggttggaagtggagtagaggttccaattgacgATGCtaaagaggaacatgatgatgatgatcttggtgatatacctgaatcacctcaagtccaactcaggaggtctaatacacagaaacaaccttctacaaggtattaTTGTGATAAGTACATAACattgactgacggtggagaacctgagtattttgaagaggctttggatggtgaagagaagaaatagtggctggatgcaatgcaagatgagatgaaatccttGCATGACaatcacacttacgacttggtaaaattgcctaagggcaaaagggcattggaaactaggtggattttcatggtgaaacaagattcaaattctacacttccaaggtacaaggccagattagtggtgaaaggtttcagacagaaaaagggtgttgatttcaatgagattttctcacctatggtgaaaatgtcatccatcagaactgtgctaagtttagctgctactcttgatttggaggttgagcagatggatgtgaagacaactttccttcatggtaatttggaggaagagatatacatgaagcaacctgatggttttcttgttaaggtaaggaagattatgtgtgtaggctaaggaagagtctatacggtttgaagcatgctccaaggcagtggtataagaagtttgagtcttttatgtgtgagcaaggttacaagaagactacttctgatcattgtgtctttgttaaaagtttttctaatgatgactttattatcctgttattatatgttgatgacatgcttattgttgggaaagatatttccagaattgacaggttaaagaagacacttggtgagtcttttgccatgaaagacttgggagctactaaaaggattcttggcatacatatctcacgtgataggagagaaaagaagatttatctatcacaagagcaatacattaggaaggtgttgcagagattccacatggaaaatgctaaagctgtgagtactcctcttgctactcattttaaactgagtgttaaacagagtccttcaaatgaagttgagaagaccaatatgagtagagttccttatgcatttgcggtgggcagtttgatgtatgcgatggtgtgtacaagaccagatattgcacatgtTGTTGGTACAGTAAGtcaatttttgtcaaacccAGATAGAGAGCATTGAAATGCTGTGAAATAgattttgaggtatcttcatggtacaattgatatgaagctttgttttggaggtgataaacctcctttgatgggttactcaaactcagatatggctggggacattgattccagaaagtccacttcGGGCTATTTAATAAAGTTTGCCAAGAaggaagtttgaagtttgttgtgagatcgcctGTTTGGCGGtcatctccacatagttgtgagggggagatttgttgggtattaggctcccttcctatgtggagaaaaagcctaaaacttgagaagcccatgtctcacttaacctagtggagaggggcctataaaataaatagaggcaaaacaatagagtcagaacacactgaaagccctaacacatggAGGAGAGGTaaagggaaaattctgttcacgtttttcacagaGCTGTCACTGTAAATTCGGCACTGcagattcgttcaccgttggatcgggttaaaattttacaacaggttcggaactcattgctttTCATTCTAACCGGTCGGATcgttgatacgaggtctgagttgcgAGATATTAATTTCGAATTGCAGCAGTGATATTataggttttcctctcttgttcttctctattttgaaagctttattgctttgttatttggttgggtgttggcactaatttgtgctattgattgagactcttttgtactcttgttgatcatagtggagctatttctttggtctggacgactcgtggtttttacccttgatttgaggggttttccacgttaaaatcttggtgcctttatttgtgtctttggtgatttattattgctacTCTTTGAtcattgctcctcatagattcttgcaagttaggggaaattatattcactgcattctctggtatattgtttatgttattgttttctCCATCATGATTCTACATTTGAATATGAACGAGTATGGTTTATAAAGGTTGGCCTGAGATTAtctgcatgataaatattattcgATTGTTTGAGCATGATTGGTCGATGgccagtgcgtaattccttgagaTCTCTAGGTGGGGTTTCAAGGTTGTGCTTCAGTGATCGGGACATAATTTtgtggcccttgttagtgggagtatatggtggtgccccatctgtacaGTTTGGTAatgattcaaggtaaggttgcatcctgacactctaaggggtaaGAGTAGTAGGAgacttgaaactcatttaagggctaaccttgtgtgtggggatttgaaacattgtaacacttgtaacacttagctcgggggtgagcagaggtatccaccacaagtgcaagcatccgccgaatccgaccagattatatgtatccggatgagtcgagttgagtcttagtgtattgatttggaaggtcataacatgcttggatgatgtttgttggactgtgaaagtatatctatTTACGTGacaaaatctttttggctctaggttaccctttgcttgtttgattactttgtatgttgttcttctacccttgcgatgatcatcaatttatttatgggagcatatgcgagaggtactcgtaATCAACATAGAGATGATTCCACTGCATAGTCTACTTGGGTTGGACTTCATGTTCTTGTTGAGCTTTTTTTTAgggttatggcccatgtactaggATGTCTTTTAGATTTCTATATAATTCTATTAAACTTTATAACTTGTTTCTTTGTGTGCATTGGGTTGTAAGGAGTTGTGTTTAAACTCCGAGAGTGCGCTAAGATATTATTTAGTGTGATGCTTCCTTTGatttagtttattaaattaaatggattgttacacaaatatatatattatgttttaaagatattatataatcaattattatattataatatttaatatatactaaataattaattactatatatattaaaagtatatcaataacctataaatattttagagatattatcaaaatatttgagATATATTTGGTAATATCTTGGAGATTGTAAGCGGTGAGTTGTTCCTATAATAAGAAATTGAAGCAGGTGTTAGGGTTTTGATTTTCTATACAAAACTGAAGAAAGTGTCTACAATTCTCATATTCTAAACCATGGCCGATTTGATCAGCAGTATTCCAGATGATAttcttttatacattttatcttCTCTTCCAACCAAACAAGTTGTTGCAACCAGTGTTCTCTCAAAGCGTTGGAACCCTCTTTGGCGTTCAGTTCCCTCTTTCGATTTCTGTATTGGTTATGAAAACCGCAAAGAGGCCTACGATCACTTTCACTCAGTGTCCTCTTTTTTGCGTTCGCGTGATAGAGATCAACCCCTCCTCAGATTTCgcctcaattattttttcaactgTTTTGATCCTACCGTTCATTATAGTTATAAAGCAATTCGTCATACTGAAAGCATCATCAAGACACGGATTGAGAATGCAGTGAGTGGAAATGCAAGAGTTCAACACCTCGACCTCTGTTTGGATCTGTACATCGTCATGCCCTCTGTGGTGTTTACCTTCAAAACTCTTGTATTTCTGAAATTGGCCAATGTAACAGTGGAAAATATCCCCTTTGTTGATTTTTCCATGCTTAAAATCTTGCATTTGAATCGTGTGCTCTTCTCAGAAGGTATAGATATTTCACAGCTTCTCTCTGGGTGCCCTAATCTTGAGGACTTGGAAGTCAAATGTATACTTATCAATGCTGAATTAAAGTTCAGCAGATTGTCCACCTTGGGCAATGCAAAATTTTTTCCATTGGAAATTGTGAAGAATGTTAAAGTTTTGTCCACAGATTTGGTAATGCACGTGAGATTTGTTTGTTATTACTTTCTATTCTTAAGGAGAAAAAGGCATTTCCGATGATATTGTTTTTGTATGTATCTCTTGCAGTTCCGTCAGCAAGATTGGATTTATGACTTTCAGAATCTAGTTCAACTTAAATTGGATTACCTGTATATTCAGAACAATTGGGTTGAGTTCTTGGAAACGCTGAGGCATTGTCCCATGCTTCAAACTCTTGCAATTGGTTGTATTGGGAAGGTTTGATGATTTAAGCCTTGGAAGTATATGAATTTTCTTgttatctttttcttcaaacattattattaatatagttttatGATTGTTGCTAACAGAGCAGTTTTGGTTCATCTGGGCAAGGCCATGAAGAAGGAATGTTGCCAGACCCACAATCTGTTCCTGCCTGCATCTCATCACACCTTCAAACCTGTACTTTTGGATGTTACAGGGGTTCGATGGATGAGTTTCTATTTGCAAGATACATCATGCAGAATGCAAAATATTTAAGGACtatgaaaatcaaaatttacTCTTACAATGGGGAGAAACCAGATATGATAAGAGAATTATCGTCATGCAAGAAGAGTTCAGACACTTTTAAACTATCATTTGATAATTAGGATTGCATAGTTAAggtttctttttgtttgttttttcattagtaTATATAGTATATGTTGACATGTTTATCAAACTATGAAAGTTTGTGACACATTATCCCTCATGTCAAGAATTAATTGTTTATGAACTGATGTTTAATCTTTGTAATCTGCAGTACGAATAGTATTCAGTGATAACGTTTCAAAAGGTCAATTTAGAGGTAATTGTTatcgaaataaaaaaaaaatattattcatcatGGCAGTATTTATGCACTAAGTAAATCCTTTATATTATATGGATTAATGAGGTTAATTACTTACACTACTTTTttgcaacaaaaaattatatattaatacacatttctgtttataaaacaaatttgttacgaaaatcTTAACGagtttatcataatatttttgtgcCTCAAATGTCTTAGGAGTAAAAATTGGTTTCTGTTAAATTATAGTCGTAAGTAAAGCAAATTGGATGAGAGTTTAAGCATTcaattttagtattcaaatcCAAAATTTTCGAGTGATTtagaaattacaaaaaataaatacatatttccaattaattttattttttaaaaaaattgtaagaaatacttacaaattttaatatagaaaataatttgcaagaaattgctgcgaatttttttgaaaaagattttgtacaaaacatttttcgaataaaattttgtaagaaatacttgcaaatttaatagtttgtaagaaataattatccacaaaataattacatgtgaaataaaactcttaaaaaaaatggcaAATAACATCGGATACAATATGCTAAGTGTAGTTTTTGTAACGTAGGATATAACTCGCTCGATGTGGGTTTTATAATGTAGGATACAACTTGCTAATATAGTTTTTGTAACTCGGGATACAACATGTTCGATGTAGTTTTTGTAATGTAGGAGGACTACTCGGTGTAGTTTTTTTTGAATGCATGATACAGTCTGCTCAATAAGATACACCTTGCTcgaagtaatttttttaacataggATACAACCTACTTGGTGTAGTTTTTGTAACGCATGATTCAACCTGTTCATTATAGTTTTTGTAATACATGATGCAACTTGCTAGATGTAGATTTTGTAACGCATGATACAACTTGTTCGATGTAGTTTTTGTAATACTGGACACAACCTTCTCGAAGTAGTTTTTGTAACACATGATACAACCTGCTTAGTGTACTTTTTGTAATGCAGGATACAATCTGCTCGATGTAGATTTTGTAACGTATGCTACAATCTTCTCGATGTAATTTTTGTAACGTAGGATCTAGTCTGCTCCCAACCTAACTTGAATTATTTTGTAGTCTTCGAATTCCTTCTCATTTAATTTTACAAGTGAGTCTTCAAATCTCTTCTCACCTGTATTTTACAAGTGAGTCTTCATATTTCTTCTCACTTCCATTTTACAACTAAGTTTTTAGATTTCTTCTCATTTGCATTTTACTAGCGAGTCTTTGGATTTATTTTTACCTGCATTTTACAAGTGAGTCTTCAAATTTCTTCTCACATGCATTTTACGAGTGAGTCTTTGGATTTCTTCTCACCTGCATTTTATCAGTGAGTCTTTGGATTTTTTCTCACCTACATTTTACAAGTGAGTATTCATATTTTCTCACCtacattttacaaattaatcttCGGATTTCTTCTCACTAGCTTTTTACAAGtgaatcttatatttttctcaccTATATTTGACAAGTGAGTcttcattatatttttctcacCTATATTTGACAAGTGAGTCTTCAAATTTCTTCTCACCCCTCAATTCTTCTAAAAgaatatcttatttattttcagaCTCCTCTTCGTACATATGGAGGCTTGCTTTGGAAGATTTTTAGGAGATTGGTTACTTCTTTTTAGAAGTAGACCCGGTCACGAAAGAGCTGAAGTAGCAATAATatatcacatttatttatttgtgtacTGCACGCTCtcagtttttttaatttgttgaattataaaattatttgtaccaatttttttataaacaaaaatgtgtattaatatataactttttgttGCCAAAAAATAGTTTAACAGTACGACGAGGTTAGAATCAGTAGTTAACCTCAATCCATATAATACAACGGATTTACTTAGTGCATAAATACTATCGTGatgaataacatttttttattttgataataattaCCTCTAAATTGAAGTTTTGAGACGTTATTATCGAATATTCTTTTCATACTGACTCAAGGATAAAGTAGGTAAAACACTCACtctaaatcttttaaaaaataaggtctcaaataattttttttactactaactattaaattaattataaaattgtttaaaaaaaaaactttaattcttttatactaatatacctctattaaaataattataaaattatgtttaacaaaaaagtctcaaaaaattattttattactaatatagctctattcaattaattataagttgatgtttgagaataaaatttaattaaatttaatgtcttataatttttattagtattaaaaatgataattaatggggtaaaatacttatttagtaaattataattttgtttacggAAGGGAGATAATGATTAGTTATATTTATTCCATTATAAtcattctaaaatttattttattttctttttttatccttttatctCTGAGTGACTTTTATCTCTTGTTACTTCCTTCTTCTCTAAGAgtcattttttataacttttgcCAAATTGAATATCATAATGTCCGTGTGTACCAATTTTTATCATCATCTCTAGTtactatgtttttcttttctatttgtgttgtcgttattttattctgttttggatttgtattaaaattagaaatgcttttcttttttctaattttgtttcttgGTACTTTTCGATTTACATGTTttgggagttttttttttttgcatatatcttgACGAGGAACtggaatttttttacaaaactattagTTAGATTATGATTTAGTTTTTTGtggataataaattaattgaaacatatttcaaagttaaaagttgaattttctgtagaaagataattcaagtttagagaaaaaaaaattactattgaGGTGAGAAaagcaataatatttttaattatttgtattaatgattaatctgaAATAAACTCTAcatgtttgtgaaaaaattgagaattgagaagaagaaataaattttaaataaaagacctcatttttcaaatttgttttaggTCTCTCGAACTCTTTAGCCACACCCCAGGTATTCTTAGGGCAAATTACAAAGATTAAACCTCAGAGTGttcataaacaaataattatggACAAGAGGGATAATATGTCACAAACTTTCATAGTTTGAAAAACATGTCAACATCTACTATATAtactaatgaaaaaacaaacaaaaagaaaccTTAACTATTGAATACTAATTATCAAATGATAGTTTACAAGTGTCTGAACTCTTCTTGCATGAGGATAAATCTCTTATCATATCTGGTTTCTCCCCATTGTAagacaaaattttgattttcatggTCCTTAAATATTTTGCATTCTGCATGATGTATCTTGCAAATAGAAACTCATCCATCGAACCCCTGTAACATCCAATACTACAGGTTTTAAGGTGTGATGAGATGCATGCAGGAACAGATTGTGGGTCTGGCAACACTGCTTCTTCATGGCCTTGCGCAGATGAACCAAAACCGATCTGTTAACAACAATCataaaactatattaataataatgtttgaAGAAAAGATAACAAGAAAATTCATATACTTCCAAGCTTAAATCATCAAACCTTCCCAATATAACCAATTGCAAGAGTTTGAAGCATGGGACAATGCCTCAGCGTTTCCAAGAACTCAACCCAATTATTCTGAATATACAGGAAATCCAATTTAAGTTGAACTAGATTCTGAAAGTCATAAATCCAATCATGCGAACGGAACTGCAAGAGATACAAAAACAATATAATCAGAAATGCCTTTTTTTCCTTAAGAATAGAAAGTAATAACAAACAAATCTCACGTGCATTACCACATCTGTGGACAAAACTTTAACATTCTTCACAATTTCGAATGGCAAAAATTTTGCAGCCATGTTGCCCAAGGTGGACAATCTGCTGAACTTTAATTCAGCATTGATAAGTATACTTTTGACTTCCAAGTCCTCAAGATTAGGGCACCCAGAGAGAAGCTGTGAAATATCTATACCTTCTGAGAAGTGCACACGATTCAAATGCAAGATTTTAACCATGGGAAAATCAACAAAGGGTATATTTTCCACTGTTATATTGGCCAATTTCAGAAATACAAGAGTTTTGAAGGTAAACACCACAGAGGGCATGACAATGTAAAGATCCAAACAGAGGTCGAGGTGTTGAACTCTTGCACTTCCACTCACTGCATCCTCAATCTGTGTCTTGATGATGCTTTCAGTATCATGAATGGCTCTATAACTATAACGAATGGTAGGATCAAAACAGTTGAAAAAATAACTGAGGCGAAATCTGAGGAAGGGTTGATCTCTATCACGCGAACGCAGAAAAGAGGACACTGAGTGAAAGTGATCGTAGGCCTCTCTGCGGTTTTCATTACCAATAGAGAAATCGAAAGAGGGAACTGAACGCCAAAGAGGGTTCCAGCGCTTTGAGAGAACACTGGTTGCAACAACTTCTTTGGTTGGAAGAGAAGATAAAATGTGTAAAAGGATTTCATCTGGAATACTGCTGATCAGATCCGCCATGGTTTAGAATATGAAAAGTGTACACACTTTATTCAGTTTTGTATAGAAAATCAAAACCCTAACACCTGCTTCAGTTTCTTATTATAGGAACAACTCACCGCTTACTACCCGagatattatcaaatatatctAAAATCTTTTGATAATATCTCTAAAATATTGATAGGTTAATACCTTAATTAcgatataataatattgttatacttttaatatatatgataattaattatttagtatatataaagtattatactataataattgattatataatatcttttaaaacataatatttgatTATCATAGTTTAACAAATTATggt is a window of Vigna unguiculata cultivar IT97K-499-35 chromosome 4, ASM411807v1, whole genome shotgun sequence DNA encoding:
- the LOC114180920 gene encoding FBD-associated F-box protein At4g13985-like, producing MADLISSIPDDILLYILSSLPTKQVVATSVLSKRWNPLWRSVPSFDFCIGYENRKEAYDHFHSVSSFLRSRDRDQPLLRFRLNYFFNCFDPTVHYSYKAIRHTESIIKTRIENAVSGNARVQHLDLCLDLYIVMPSVVFTFKTLVFLKLANVTVENIPFVDFSMLKILHLNRVLFSEGIDISQLLSGCPNLEDLEVKCILINAELKFSRLSTLGNAKFFPLEIVKNVKVLSTDLFRQQDWIYDFQNLVQLKLDYLYIQNNWVEFLETLRHCPMLQTLAIGCIGKSSFGSSGQGHEEGMLPDPQSVPACISSHLQTLRIVFSDNVSKGQFRGYNLLDVDFVTYATIFSM
- the LOC114180921 gene encoding F-box/FBD/LRR-repeat protein At3g26920-like; amino-acid sequence: MADLISSIPDEILLHILSSLPTKEVVATSVLSKRWNPLWRSVPSFDFSIGNENRREAYDHFHSVSSFLRSRDRDQPFLRFRLSYFFNCFDPTIRYSYRAIHDTESIIKTQIEDAVSGSARVQHLDLCLDLYIVMPSVVFTFKTLVFLKLANITVENIPFVDFPMVKILHLNRVHFSEGIDISQLLSGCPNLEDLEVKSILINAELKFSRLSTLGNMAAKFLPFEIVKNVKVLSTDVFRSHDWIYDFQNLVQLKLDFLYIQNNWVEFLETLRHCPMLQTLAIGYIGKIGFGSSAQGHEEAVLPDPQSVPACISSHLKTCSIGCYRGSMDEFLFARYIMQNAKYLRTMKIKILSYNGEKPDMIRDLSSCKKSSDTCKLSFDN